The following coding sequences lie in one Stenotrophomonas rhizophila genomic window:
- the kdpB gene encoding potassium-transporting ATPase subunit KdpB, producing the protein MSTYPLNVSSHRRQRLLDAAGWRRALRDAVIKLSPRHLLHSPVMAVVMAGTVVSLVVTLSGNAPLGFGLAVTAILLLTVLFGNFAEAVAEARGRGQAASLRRARQDLSARRLAAAHAGASETQVPAAELRPGDHVIVSAGELIPADGEIVQGLATINEAAVTGESAPVLREAGTDRSGVIGGTKVLSDQIIVRITAEPGHSFLDRMIALVEGANRQKTPNEVALTLLLAAMTLTFLIVVATLPAIGAFVGVQVDPLLLIALLVCLIPTTIGGLLPAIGIAGMNRALAANVLAKSGKAVEVAGDVDVLLLDKTGTITYGDRQATHFHALAGIDATQLREAALLSSLADPTPEGKSIVRLAREQGCTTAEPDRADYLAFTAQTRMSGVDLDGGRRIRKGASDAITAHVRELGGTVPAELPGRVEQVARNGATPLVVCEGRHVLGVIELSDVVKHGMREKFAQLRAMGIRTVMITGDNPLTAAAIAAEAGVDDYIAEARPEDKLARIRAEQAGGRLVAMVGDGTNDAPALAQADIGLAMNSGTQAAKEAGNMVDLDSDPAKLLAVVEVGKQQLITRGALTTFSLANDVSKYFAILPALFASTLPAMAALNVMHLSSPRNAVLAALIFNALVIPALIPLALRGVRFRPATATALLRRNMLVYGLGGVLLPFAAIKLIDLFLVSVFGA; encoded by the coding sequence ATGAGTACCTATCCCTTGAACGTTTCTTCCCACCGCCGCCAGCGCCTGCTCGACGCGGCCGGCTGGCGCCGCGCCCTGCGCGATGCGGTGATCAAGCTGTCGCCCCGTCACCTGCTGCACAGCCCGGTGATGGCGGTGGTGATGGCCGGCACCGTGGTCAGCCTGGTGGTCACCCTGAGCGGCAACGCACCGCTGGGCTTCGGCCTGGCGGTCACCGCGATCCTGCTGCTGACCGTGCTGTTCGGCAACTTCGCCGAGGCCGTGGCCGAAGCCCGCGGCCGGGGCCAGGCGGCCTCGTTGCGACGGGCTCGCCAGGACCTCAGCGCGCGCCGGCTGGCTGCCGCGCATGCCGGGGCCAGCGAAACCCAGGTACCGGCCGCCGAGCTGCGCCCGGGCGACCATGTGATTGTCAGTGCCGGCGAACTGATTCCGGCCGACGGCGAGATCGTGCAGGGCCTGGCCACCATCAACGAAGCGGCGGTGACCGGTGAATCGGCGCCGGTGCTGCGCGAGGCCGGGACCGACCGCAGCGGCGTGATCGGCGGCACCAAGGTGCTGTCGGACCAGATCATCGTGCGCATCACCGCCGAGCCGGGCCACAGCTTCCTGGACCGCATGATCGCGCTGGTGGAAGGCGCCAACCGCCAGAAGACGCCCAACGAGGTCGCGCTGACCCTGCTGCTGGCGGCGATGACGCTTACCTTCCTGATCGTGGTGGCCACGCTGCCGGCGATTGGTGCGTTCGTCGGCGTGCAGGTTGATCCGCTGCTGCTGATCGCGCTGCTGGTGTGCCTGATTCCCACCACCATCGGCGGGCTGCTGCCGGCCATCGGCATTGCCGGCATGAACCGGGCGCTGGCCGCCAACGTGCTGGCAAAGTCGGGCAAGGCGGTGGAAGTGGCCGGCGACGTGGACGTGCTGCTGCTGGACAAGACCGGCACCATCACCTACGGCGACCGCCAGGCCACCCACTTCCATGCGCTGGCCGGGATCGACGCCACGCAGCTGCGCGAAGCGGCGCTGCTGTCGTCGCTGGCCGACCCCACCCCGGAAGGCAAGTCCATCGTGCGCCTGGCGCGCGAGCAGGGCTGCACCACTGCCGAACCGGACCGTGCGGACTACCTGGCATTCACCGCGCAGACCCGCATGTCCGGCGTGGACCTGGACGGCGGCCGGCGCATCCGCAAGGGGGCCTCCGATGCGATCACCGCCCATGTGCGCGAGCTGGGTGGCACGGTGCCGGCCGAACTGCCGGGCCGCGTGGAGCAGGTGGCGCGCAACGGCGCCACCCCGCTGGTGGTCTGCGAAGGGCGGCATGTGCTGGGCGTGATCGAGCTGTCGGACGTGGTCAAGCACGGCATGCGCGAGAAGTTCGCGCAGCTGCGGGCCATGGGCATCCGCACGGTGATGATCACCGGCGACAACCCGCTCACCGCCGCGGCCATTGCCGCCGAAGCCGGCGTGGACGACTACATCGCCGAGGCGCGCCCGGAAGACAAACTGGCCCGCATCCGTGCCGAACAGGCCGGTGGACGGCTGGTGGCGATGGTGGGCGACGGCACCAACGACGCCCCCGCGCTGGCCCAGGCCGATATCGGCCTGGCGATGAACTCCGGCACGCAGGCCGCCAAGGAAGCCGGCAACATGGTCGACCTGGATTCGGACCCGGCCAAGCTGCTGGCGGTGGTGGAAGTGGGCAAGCAGCAGCTGATCACGCGCGGTGCACTGACCACCTTCTCGCTGGCCAACGATGTGTCCAAGTACTTCGCGATTCTGCCGGCGCTGTTCGCCTCCACCCTGCCGGCGATGGCGGCATTGAACGTGATGCACCTGTCCAGCCCGCGCAACGCGGTGCTGGCAGCGCTGATCTTCAACGCGCTGGTGATTCCGGCGTTGATTCCGCTGGCTCTGCGCGGGGTGCGCTTCCGCCCGGCCACGGCCACCGCGCTGCTGCGCCGGAACATGCTGGTGTACGGCCTGGGCGGCGTGCTGCTGCCGTTCGCGGCCATCAAGTTGATCGACCTCTTCCTTGTCTCGGTATTCGGCGCATGA
- a CDS encoding response regulator transcription factor, producing the protein MTTTTPDLPQGAPPARVLVIDDEAQIRRFLDISLRAQGYRVVQAATGQAGLEALVSEGADLVILDIGLPDMEGHEVLAELRQWSQVPVIMLTVRAGETEKVRALDNGANDYVTKPFGTQELMARVRALLRSRTVSADGVLPQFDDGHLHIDLVRREVHLDGAPVALTRKEYALLSLLLRNAGRVVTQPQILQEIWGPTHQEDTHYLRILVGKLRHKLGDSALDSRYVFTEPGVGLRFKG; encoded by the coding sequence ATGACCACGACGACCCCTGACCTGCCCCAAGGTGCGCCCCCGGCGCGCGTGCTGGTGATTGACGATGAAGCGCAGATCCGCCGCTTCCTCGACATCAGCCTGCGCGCGCAGGGCTACCGCGTGGTGCAGGCGGCCACCGGCCAGGCCGGGCTGGAAGCGCTGGTCAGCGAAGGCGCGGACCTGGTGATCCTGGATATCGGCCTACCGGACATGGAAGGCCACGAGGTGCTGGCCGAACTGCGCCAGTGGAGCCAGGTGCCGGTGATCATGCTGACCGTGCGCGCCGGTGAAACAGAGAAGGTGCGCGCGCTGGACAACGGCGCCAACGACTACGTGACCAAGCCGTTTGGCACCCAGGAACTGATGGCGCGGGTGCGGGCGTTGCTGCGCTCGCGCACGGTGTCGGCCGATGGCGTGTTGCCGCAGTTCGATGACGGGCATCTGCATATCGACCTGGTGCGCCGCGAGGTGCACCTGGATGGCGCGCCGGTGGCGTTGACGCGCAAGGAATACGCGTTGTTGTCGTTGTTGCTGCGCAACGCCGGGCGCGTGGTGACCCAGCCACAGATCCTGCAGGAGATCTGGGGGCCAACGCATCAGGAAGACACGCATTACCTGCGGATTCTGGTGGGGAAGTTGCGGCACAAGCTGGGCGATTCCGCGCTGGATTCGCGGTACGTGTTCACCGAACCGGGCGTGGGGTTGCGGTTCAAGGGGTGA
- the kdpA gene encoding potassium-transporting ATPase subunit KdpA: MTEILLILLASIVLAFPLGLYLARVMRGAPMRGDALFGLVEKPLYWLLGVNPARGMSWRGYVGAFLLSNVVIAVLVQAVFMTQAWLPFNPDQIPNMRWDTALHTMVSFLTNTNQQHYSGQAQLSYFAQMTAITGLQVVTPMMGLALVVATLRALFGARPEDVDAQQAAQLSADRRVDVGNYYADVVRSCVRFMLPLCLLWAVLLTSQGVPSTLAAGPQATPIDAAAGMDTQKLPLGPVAAMVAAKQLGTNGGGWYGPNSSMPLENPTPLSNALELIGILLIPIAVIFMLGAFTGRKRLAGLVFGCMLAMSSVSVAATVWLEGHSATAASPLLMEGKEVRFGADGTGMWAAITTQVSNGSVNGMHDSLSPLAGAVPMVNMLVNAIWGGIGCGLQQFIVYLLLGVFLAGLMTGRTPELLGRKLETPQVRLLALLVLLQPITILGFTAITLAIPSITGTSNPGFHGVSQVFYEYVSAFANNGSGFEGLGDATPWWNLSCTLVLLLGRYPVLVIPLIVAAQLAAKRRAPESAGTLQIETPTFALTLIALIVVLTVLQFMPALVLGPVADHLSLTLH; the protein is encoded by the coding sequence ATGACCGAGATCCTGTTGATCCTGCTGGCCAGCATCGTGCTGGCCTTTCCGCTTGGGCTGTACCTGGCCCGGGTGATGCGCGGTGCGCCGATGCGCGGCGATGCGCTGTTCGGGCTGGTTGAAAAACCGCTGTACTGGCTGCTGGGCGTGAACCCGGCGCGCGGCATGTCGTGGCGCGGCTATGTGGGCGCCTTCCTGTTGAGCAACGTGGTGATCGCGGTGCTGGTGCAGGCCGTCTTCATGACCCAGGCCTGGCTGCCGTTCAACCCCGACCAGATCCCCAACATGCGCTGGGACACCGCGCTGCACACCATGGTGTCGTTCCTGACCAACACCAACCAGCAGCACTATTCGGGCCAGGCGCAGCTGTCGTACTTCGCGCAGATGACCGCGATCACCGGCCTGCAGGTGGTGACGCCGATGATGGGTCTGGCGCTGGTGGTGGCCACCCTGCGCGCCCTGTTCGGTGCGCGTCCAGAAGACGTGGACGCACAGCAGGCCGCGCAGCTCAGCGCCGACCGCCGCGTGGACGTGGGCAACTACTACGCCGACGTAGTGCGTTCGTGCGTGCGCTTCATGCTGCCGCTGTGCCTGCTGTGGGCGGTGCTGCTGACCAGCCAGGGCGTGCCCTCCACGCTGGCGGCCGGTCCGCAGGCCACGCCGATCGATGCCGCCGCCGGCATGGACACGCAGAAACTGCCGCTGGGTCCGGTGGCGGCGATGGTGGCGGCCAAGCAGCTGGGCACCAATGGCGGTGGCTGGTATGGCCCCAACAGCTCAATGCCGCTGGAAAACCCCACCCCGCTGTCGAACGCGCTGGAGCTGATCGGCATTCTGCTGATTCCCATCGCGGTGATCTTCATGCTGGGCGCGTTCACCGGGCGCAAGCGCCTGGCCGGGCTGGTGTTCGGTTGCATGCTGGCGATGTCCAGCGTGTCGGTGGCGGCCACGGTGTGGCTGGAAGGCCACTCGGCCACCGCGGCCAGCCCGCTGCTGATGGAAGGCAAGGAAGTGCGCTTCGGCGCGGACGGCACCGGCATGTGGGCGGCCATCACCACCCAGGTGTCCAACGGCTCGGTCAACGGCATGCATGACTCGCTGAGCCCGCTGGCCGGTGCGGTGCCGATGGTGAACATGCTGGTCAACGCGATCTGGGGCGGCATTGGCTGCGGCCTGCAGCAGTTCATCGTGTACCTGCTGCTGGGCGTGTTCCTGGCCGGGCTGATGACCGGGCGTACCCCGGAACTGCTCGGCCGCAAGCTGGAAACTCCTCAGGTGCGCCTGCTGGCCCTGCTGGTGCTGCTGCAGCCGATCACCATCCTGGGCTTCACCGCGATCACGCTGGCCATTCCGTCGATCACCGGCACCTCCAACCCGGGCTTCCACGGCGTCAGCCAGGTGTTCTATGAGTATGTGTCGGCGTTCGCCAACAACGGCTCGGGCTTCGAAGGCCTGGGCGATGCCACCCCGTGGTGGAACCTGAGCTGCACGCTGGTGCTGCTGCTGGGCCGCTACCCGGTGCTGGTGATTCCGCTGATCGTGGCCGCGCAGCTGGCCGCCAAGCGGCGCGCCCCGGAATCGGCCGGCACGCTGCAGATTGAAACCCCGACCTTCGCGCTGACCCTGATCGCGCTGATCGTTGTCCTGACCGTATTGCAGTTCATGCCGGCGCTGGTGTTGGGCCCGGTGGCCGACCACCTGTCGCTGACCCTGCATTGA
- the kdpC gene encoding potassium-transporting ATPase subunit KdpC, whose protein sequence is MNRSLATSLPRTARARAVDAATLQQHGAWRPALMLGLVSLLLLGLAHALAATGASRLLFPAQADGSLLIRDGQVRGSQLIAQPFTGDGYFQARPSAANYDPMAAAGSNLARSNPALQERVQASIAAVAAREGITPAQVPGDLVTQSGAGMDPELSPAAAQVQMARVARSRGLPVEQVAALVKAHTLGPQWGVFGQPRVNVMTLNLALDAQDGQPGKAGLYGMP, encoded by the coding sequence ATGAACCGCTCACTTGCAACCTCCCTGCCCCGCACCGCGCGCGCCCGCGCCGTGGATGCGGCCACCCTGCAGCAGCACGGCGCGTGGCGCCCGGCGCTGATGCTGGGCCTGGTCAGCCTGCTGCTGCTCGGCCTGGCGCACGCGTTGGCCGCCACCGGCGCCAGCCGGCTGCTGTTTCCGGCGCAGGCCGACGGCAGCCTGCTCATCCGCGACGGCCAGGTGCGCGGCTCGCAGCTGATCGCCCAGCCGTTCACCGGCGACGGCTACTTCCAGGCGCGCCCGTCGGCGGCCAACTACGACCCGATGGCCGCGGCCGGCAGCAACCTGGCGCGCAGCAACCCGGCCCTGCAGGAACGCGTGCAGGCCAGCATCGCCGCAGTGGCCGCGCGCGAAGGGATAACGCCGGCGCAGGTGCCCGGCGACCTGGTGACGCAGTCGGGCGCCGGCATGGACCCGGAGCTGTCGCCAGCCGCCGCGCAGGTGCAGATGGCGCGGGTGGCGCGCAGCCGTGGGCTGCCGGTTGAGCAGGTGGCGGCGCTGGTGAAGGCGCATACGCTGGGTCCGCAGTGGGGCGTGTTCGGGCAGCCGCGGGTGAACGTGATGACGTTGAACCTGGCGCTGGATGCGCAGGACGGGCAGCCGGGCAAGGCCGGGCTCTACGGGATGCCTTGA
- a CDS encoding potassium-transporting ATPase subunit F, with product MSAWLSLLCGVLVLVAAAYLLYVVLRPEAF from the coding sequence ATGTCTGCCTGGCTTTCCCTGCTGTGCGGCGTGCTGGTGCTGGTTGCCGCCGCCTACCTGCTGTATGTCGTGCTTCGGCCCGAAGCGTTCTGA
- a CDS encoding AmpG family muropeptide MFS transporter, translating into MSEAVAKPRRPWQRVLANLRQRKVLAMLLLGFSSGLPIYLVGNTLGFWMRKEGIELTTIGFLSWVGLAYSMKFLWAPLVDKVNAPLLGRFGRRRGWMLLSQLVVAVALVGMALVQPKGGHFVFLGIAWEHLVVFGVMATVVAFASATQDIVIDAWRIEIAENSEQLGLLTSSAALGYRTALLVTDALILLIAARVGWQISYEIMAGLMALGVVAVVMAKEPARAQLAVQAQAAALWTPRGLFDALVGPFVAFLREHRSGAILILLAISIYRMADFIMGPMANPFYVDLGLAEETVGAVRGSVGLVATFIGIAAAGLVSVRWGVLATLLVGAVLGPASNLAFAWLAYVGPDPTSFAIAMAIDNISGGFAGTALIAYMSSLTSIGYTATQYALLSSFYAMPGKALKGLSGWAVQSLAQGRTLLEGYALFFTGTALIGIPVVILCALLIRQQRKRAAAV; encoded by the coding sequence ATGAGTGAAGCGGTCGCCAAGCCGCGCCGGCCCTGGCAACGGGTGCTGGCCAACCTGCGCCAGCGCAAGGTGCTGGCCATGCTGCTGCTGGGCTTCAGTTCCGGACTGCCGATCTACCTGGTCGGCAACACGCTCGGCTTCTGGATGCGCAAGGAAGGCATCGAGCTCACCACCATCGGCTTCCTGTCGTGGGTGGGCCTGGCCTACTCGATGAAGTTCCTGTGGGCGCCGCTGGTCGACAAGGTCAACGCGCCGCTGCTGGGGCGTTTCGGCCGCCGCCGTGGCTGGATGCTGCTGTCCCAGCTGGTGGTGGCCGTGGCGCTGGTGGGGATGGCGCTGGTCCAGCCCAAGGGCGGCCATTTCGTCTTCCTTGGCATCGCCTGGGAACACCTGGTGGTGTTCGGGGTCATGGCCACCGTGGTGGCGTTTGCGTCTGCAACCCAGGACATCGTCATCGATGCCTGGCGCATCGAGATCGCCGAGAACAGTGAACAGCTCGGGCTGCTCACCTCCTCGGCTGCGCTGGGCTATCGCACCGCGCTGCTGGTTACCGATGCGCTGATCCTGCTGATCGCCGCCCGGGTGGGCTGGCAGATCTCCTATGAAATCATGGCCGGGCTGATGGCGCTGGGCGTGGTGGCCGTGGTGATGGCCAAAGAGCCGGCGCGCGCGCAGCTGGCGGTGCAGGCGCAGGCGGCCGCGTTGTGGACGCCGCGCGGCCTGTTCGACGCACTGGTGGGCCCGTTCGTGGCCTTCCTGCGCGAACACCGCAGTGGCGCGATCCTGATCCTGCTGGCCATCAGCATCTACCGCATGGCCGATTTCATCATGGGCCCGATGGCCAACCCGTTCTACGTGGACCTCGGGCTGGCCGAGGAGACCGTGGGCGCGGTGCGCGGCTCGGTCGGGCTGGTGGCCACTTTCATCGGCATTGCCGCTGCCGGCCTGGTGTCGGTGCGCTGGGGTGTGCTCGCCACCCTGCTGGTCGGCGCGGTGCTGGGCCCGGCCTCCAACCTCGCCTTTGCGTGGCTGGCCTATGTCGGTCCGGACCCCACCAGCTTCGCCATCGCCATGGCCATCGACAACATCTCCGGCGGCTTCGCCGGCACGGCGTTGATCGCCTACATGTCCAGCCTGACCAGCATCGGATACACCGCCACCCAGTACGCCTTGCTGAGTTCGTTCTACGCAATGCCGGGCAAGGCGTTGAAGGGGCTGTCCGGCTGGGCGGTGCAGTCGCTGGCCCAGGGCCGCACCCTGCTGGAGGGATATGCGCTGTTCTTCACCGGCACCGCACTCATCGGCATCCCGGTGGTCATCCTGTGTGCGCTGTTGATCCGGCAGCAGCGCAAACGCGCCGCCGCCGTCTGA
- the pyrE gene encoding orotate phosphoribosyltransferase — MSDHRHRFLQLALTADALRFGQFTLKSGRLSPYFFNAGRFDSGVRMVQLAACYADAVEATGLKFDVVFGPAYKGIPLATATACEFAQRGRDLPLSFNRKEAKAHGEGGNLIGADMNGKRVLIVDDVITAGTAIREALGIIKDAGGTPAGIVVALDRQEIASETDRRSAAQSVAEEAGIPVVAVATLADLLDFASGNPELVGYRQPLEDYRSRYGTRPTR, encoded by the coding sequence ATGAGCGACCATCGCCACCGTTTCCTGCAACTGGCCCTGACCGCCGATGCCCTGCGTTTCGGCCAGTTCACCCTCAAGTCGGGCCGCCTGAGCCCCTATTTCTTCAATGCCGGCCGCTTCGATTCGGGCGTGCGCATGGTCCAGCTGGCCGCCTGCTACGCCGATGCGGTGGAAGCCACCGGGCTGAAGTTCGACGTGGTGTTCGGCCCGGCCTACAAGGGCATCCCGCTGGCCACCGCGACCGCCTGCGAGTTCGCCCAGCGCGGCCGCGACCTGCCGCTGTCGTTCAACCGCAAGGAAGCCAAGGCCCACGGTGAAGGCGGCAACCTGATTGGCGCGGACATGAATGGCAAGCGCGTGCTGATCGTGGACGACGTGATCACCGCCGGCACCGCCATCCGCGAGGCCCTGGGCATCATCAAGGACGCCGGTGGCACCCCGGCCGGGATCGTGGTGGCGCTGGACCGCCAGGAGATCGCCTCGGAAACCGACCGCCGTTCGGCGGCCCAGTCCGTGGCCGAGGAAGCCGGCATTCCGGTGGTGGCGGTAGCCACGCTGGCCGACCTGCTTGATTTTGCCTCCGGAAATCCGGAACTTGTGGGGTACCGGCAGCCGCTGGAGGACTACCGGTCCCGCTACGGCACCCGTCCTACGCGTTGA
- a CDS encoding sensor histidine kinase, translating to MSDPRTRQADALVERLQREAGGKLTVFLGAAPGVGKTFSMLSRAHEQLRRGVDVVVGLVETHGRAETSALLEGLPQVPLLQRDYQQHVLGEMDLDAVLARHPALVLVDELAHRNVPGSRHERRWQDVMELLEAGIDVWTTVNIQHLESLNDVVMRITGVRVSETVPDAVLDRLHDIVLVDIPPRELIERLQQGKVYVPEQAAQALQAFFSPANLTALRELAMQEAADRVDSSLRETRAARGEGNLPLRRRVLVAIDGGGQSEYLVRVGRRIAERRDAPWTVVTVQGRRNDEATRREIDAAFALARRLGGEAELLHGSSIADALLDHAAHNSVSTLILGRTRERPVARMLNRTLTQQLIQRGAHYEITIIGTPQARARARRTGLSVPSRSTGQDTLLALGATAIACLVALVAERWVGLYDLSMVFIVAVVMVAARSRTSAAVIAAALCFLAYNFFFIAPRFTFAISARQGVITVFLFLAAALVAGRLASRLRMQVLALRAANRHANARQALGRQLTRAASNEEVAQAGREALEQAMDAPAWLRIGQDTSTSGSAAPGDTDLAAADWARRHGQPSGRFTDTLAGAEWWFLPLLDGDDRAIGVAGMRFARNAPRLTPEQRQLAEAMVDDIAQAALRTQLVADLEKAHVSNETERLRSALLSSVSHDLRSPLAAMIGSADSLGSYADAMDAQDRRALLDTILVEGERLDRYIQNLLDMTRLGHEGLQINRDWIGVDELVGSAARRLQRYQPEVQLKLDIPATLAPIWVHPALVEQAVFNVMENAAKFSPPGAAVEVQARLVEGELRIDVLDAGPGIPDDERARIFDMFYSVERGDRGRHGTGLGLTICQGMIGAHGGSVQALPGRDGRGTLIRITLPLLQPHPADDHDDP from the coding sequence ATGAGCGACCCCCGCACCCGCCAGGCCGATGCCCTGGTTGAACGTCTGCAACGCGAAGCCGGCGGCAAACTCACCGTGTTCCTCGGTGCCGCCCCCGGCGTGGGCAAGACCTTCAGCATGCTCAGCCGCGCGCACGAGCAACTGCGCCGTGGCGTGGACGTGGTGGTGGGGCTGGTGGAAACCCACGGCCGCGCCGAAACCTCGGCGCTGCTGGAGGGCCTGCCGCAGGTGCCGCTGCTGCAACGCGACTACCAGCAGCACGTGCTGGGCGAGATGGACCTGGACGCGGTGCTGGCGCGCCACCCGGCGCTGGTGCTGGTGGACGAACTGGCCCACCGCAACGTGCCCGGCAGCCGCCACGAGCGGCGCTGGCAGGACGTGATGGAACTGCTGGAGGCCGGCATCGATGTGTGGACCACGGTCAACATCCAGCACCTGGAAAGCCTCAACGATGTGGTGATGCGCATCACCGGTGTACGCGTGAGCGAGACCGTGCCCGATGCGGTGCTGGATCGCCTGCACGACATCGTGCTGGTGGACATTCCCCCGCGCGAACTGATCGAGCGCCTGCAGCAGGGCAAGGTGTACGTGCCCGAGCAGGCCGCGCAGGCCCTGCAGGCGTTCTTCTCGCCGGCCAACCTCACCGCGCTGCGCGAACTGGCCATGCAGGAAGCGGCCGACCGCGTGGACAGCAGCCTGCGCGAGACCCGCGCCGCGCGTGGCGAAGGCAACTTGCCGCTGCGCCGCCGCGTGCTGGTGGCCATCGATGGCGGGGGCCAGAGCGAGTACCTGGTGCGCGTGGGCCGGCGCATTGCCGAGCGCCGCGATGCGCCATGGACGGTGGTGACCGTGCAGGGCCGCCGCAACGACGAGGCCACCCGGCGCGAGATCGACGCGGCGTTCGCCCTCGCCCGCCGCCTGGGCGGTGAGGCCGAGCTGCTGCACGGGTCCAGCATTGCCGATGCGCTGTTGGACCATGCCGCGCACAACAGCGTGTCTACCCTGATACTGGGCCGCACCCGCGAGCGCCCGGTCGCGCGCATGCTCAACCGCACCCTCACCCAGCAGTTGATCCAGCGTGGCGCGCACTACGAGATCACCATCATCGGCACCCCGCAGGCGCGTGCACGCGCGCGCCGCACCGGGTTGAGCGTGCCCAGCCGCAGTACCGGCCAGGACACCCTGCTGGCATTGGGCGCCACGGCGATTGCCTGCCTGGTGGCATTGGTGGCCGAGCGCTGGGTAGGGCTGTACGACCTGTCGATGGTGTTCATCGTGGCGGTGGTGATGGTGGCCGCGCGCAGTCGCACCAGTGCGGCGGTGATTGCCGCGGCGCTGTGCTTCCTGGCCTACAACTTCTTCTTCATCGCCCCGCGCTTCACCTTTGCCATCAGCGCGCGGCAGGGCGTGATCACCGTGTTCCTGTTCCTGGCCGCTGCGTTGGTGGCCGGGCGGCTGGCGTCGCGGCTGCGCATGCAGGTGCTGGCGTTGCGCGCGGCCAACCGGCATGCCAACGCGCGCCAGGCACTGGGCCGGCAGCTGACCCGCGCGGCCAGCAATGAAGAGGTCGCCCAGGCCGGGCGCGAGGCGCTGGAACAGGCGATGGACGCACCGGCGTGGCTGCGCATCGGCCAGGACACCAGCACCAGCGGCAGCGCCGCGCCGGGCGACACCGATCTGGCCGCCGCCGACTGGGCACGCCGCCACGGCCAGCCCAGCGGCCGCTTCACCGACACCCTGGCCGGTGCGGAGTGGTGGTTCCTGCCGCTGCTGGACGGCGACGACCGCGCCATCGGCGTGGCCGGCATGCGCTTCGCCCGCAACGCGCCGCGCCTTACCCCCGAGCAGCGGCAGCTGGCCGAGGCGATGGTGGATGACATTGCCCAGGCCGCGCTGCGCACCCAGCTGGTGGCCGACCTGGAAAAGGCGCATGTGAGCAACGAGACCGAGCGCCTGCGCTCGGCGCTGCTGTCGTCGGTGTCGCACGACCTGCGCTCGCCGCTGGCGGCGATGATCGGCTCGGCCGACAGCCTGGGCAGCTATGCCGACGCGATGGACGCGCAGGACCGCCGCGCCCTGCTGGACACCATCCTGGTGGAAGGCGAGCGGCTGGACCGCTACATCCAGAACCTGCTGGACATGACCCGGCTGGGCCACGAAGGGTTGCAGATCAACCGCGACTGGATCGGCGTGGACGAGCTGGTGGGCTCGGCCGCGCGCCGCCTGCAGCGCTACCAGCCGGAGGTGCAGTTGAAGCTGGACATCCCGGCCACGCTGGCGCCGATCTGGGTACACCCGGCGCTGGTGGAACAGGCCGTGTTCAACGTGATGGAAAACGCGGCCAAGTTCTCCCCGCCCGGCGCGGCGGTGGAGGTGCAGGCGCGGCTGGTGGAGGGCGAGCTGCGCATCGACGTGCTGGACGCCGGCCCCGGCATTCCCGACGACGAGCGCGCGCGCATCTTCGACATGTTCTACAGCGTGGAGCGTGGCGACCGCGGCCGGCATGGCACCGGGCTGGGGCTGACCATCTGCCAGGGCATGATCGGCGCCCATGGCGGCAGCGTGCAGGCACTGCCAGGGCGCGACGGACGCGGTACCCTGATCCGCATTACGCTGCCCCTGCTGCAACCCCACCCTGCCGATGACCACGACGACCCCTGA
- a CDS encoding exodeoxyribonuclease III, whose translation MRIISFNANGIRSAATKGFLDWFRAQDADVLCIQETKAQEDQLTDPMFRPDGHHCFYRDAITKKGYSGVAIYSKREPDQVITSLGWAPFDDEGRYIEARYGNLSVVSFYIPSGSSGDLRQGFKYEVMEWLRPILAEWLASGRDYVLCGDWNIVRSALDIKNWKSNQKNSGCLPPERDWLNGQCVDTDQALDIAAGQGWTDAYRLLHPQGEDYTWWSNRGAARANNVGWRIDYQFVSPGLRDRLRACSIYRDERFSDHAPFTVDYAP comes from the coding sequence ATGCGCATCATCAGCTTCAACGCCAACGGCATCCGTTCGGCCGCCACCAAGGGCTTCCTCGACTGGTTCCGTGCCCAGGACGCCGACGTGCTCTGCATCCAGGAGACCAAGGCCCAGGAAGACCAGCTGACCGACCCGATGTTCCGCCCGGACGGCCACCACTGCTTCTACCGCGACGCCATCACCAAGAAGGGCTACAGCGGCGTGGCCATCTACAGCAAGCGTGAGCCCGACCAGGTCATCACCTCGCTGGGCTGGGCCCCGTTCGACGACGAAGGCCGCTACATCGAGGCCCGCTACGGCAACCTCAGCGTGGTCTCCTTCTATATCCCGTCGGGCAGCTCGGGCGATCTTCGCCAGGGCTTCAAGTACGAAGTGATGGAGTGGCTGCGCCCGATCCTGGCGGAGTGGCTGGCCAGTGGCCGCGACTACGTCCTGTGCGGCGACTGGAACATCGTGCGCTCGGCGCTGGACATCAAGAACTGGAAGTCCAACCAGAAGAACTCCGGCTGCCTGCCGCCCGAGCGCGACTGGCTCAACGGCCAGTGCGTGGACACCGACCAGGCGCTGGACATCGCCGCCGGCCAGGGCTGGACCGACGCCTACCGCCTGCTGCACCCGCAGGGCGAGGACTACACCTGGTGGAGCAACCGCGGCGCGGCCCGGGCCAACAACGTCGGCTGGCGCATCGACTACCAGTTCGTCAGCCCCGGCCTGCGCGACCGCCTGCGCGCGTGCTCGATCTACCGCGATGAGCGCTTCTCCGACCATGCCCCGTTTACGGTGGACTACGCCCCATGA